The Panacibacter microcysteis DNA window TTTCTTTGGGAATTGTTTCACCCTGCAGGTATGCATATACATGCCACTTACCCGGCACGGTTAAAGATTCTTTGAAGGCGGCGCCTATTTGTTCTGCGCCTGCTTCCCCATCGCTTCTTGAACGGTATGCGCCCATATAGGTGGTGTAACCGCCTGTAAAATCTGTATCGATCGTATGAAGATTCCTGTAATTGGCCACGATGGCATCTGTAGGATTTCTGCCATATACATAACCATCTTCAAAACCTTCTATTTCTCCATTCATCCACCCGCGGTAATTGTGGAAGCATATGTATTTGCCCAGTATGCCACTATCGTTACCGAGCCCGTTTGGAAAACGGTTGGAAGTAGAATTGAGTAATACCAGGTTGCTGTTGAGCGCCGAGCCATTTACGAAAATGATTTTTGCAAAGAACTCTGTAGCCTGTTTGGTTTCTGCATCTATTACTCTTACACCTGTTGCTTTTTGCTTTTGCTCGTCGTAAATAACAGAGTGCACAACAGAAAAGGGCCGTAGTGTGAGATTGCCTGTTTTTGCAGCCCACGGCAATGTGGAAGCGTTAGAACTGAAATACCCGCCAAAAGGACAACCGCGCATACACAGGTTTCTTGCCTGGCACTGGCCGCGCCCCTGGTCTAAGTGTACCTGGCTGGCTTTGGTTAAATGCGCCCAGCGGGCATGTACAAGGTGGCGGTTACCGTAATTTTTTATAAAGCTGTCTTTCAGATGGCGCTCTACACAATTGAGTTCGAACGGTGGCAGGAATTCGCCGTCGGGCATTGACTCGAGGCCATCTTTATTGCCACATACGCCAATGAATTTTTCGACGTGGCTGTACCATGGGGCTACATCGGCATAACGGATGGGCCAATCCCAGCCGTAGTTAAAACGTTGCGGGCCGGTAAATTCAAAATCGCTCCAGCGTTGCGTGCAACGCCCCCATGTAAGACTCTTGCCGCCAACCTGGTAACCACGAATCCAGTCGAAAGGCTTTTCCTGTATGTATGGATGGTCTTTATCTTCCACAAAAAAGAACTGGTTGTCTTCACCATAGCCCGCAGCTTTTGTAATAAGCGGATTTTTGTTTCGTTGTTCTGCTGTAATGGCGCCACGGTGAGGAAGCTCCCATGGTAATTTTGTGGCAGTAGGATAATCTTTTATATGCTTTACATCTCTGCCACGTTCCAGTACCAGTGTTTTTAACCCCAGCTCACACAGTTCCTTTGCGGCCCAGCCACCACTGATGCCACTGCCAATGACAATAGCGTCATAAGTGTGCGCTGCTACCCCGCCTGAGTTAATATGTAATGAATCTCCGGGCATTTAATTGTGATTTAAAGATGCCTGCTTATTTGAACAATTGTTCCAGCCATCATACTCAATGCTATATATTTCCTTTTTTCAGTTCTTCCACTGCATGGTTTGCTGCTCGTGCCGTAAGTGCCATAAACGTAAGGGATGGATTTTGCGTACTAACCGAGACCATGCATGCACCATCTGTTACAAAAACATTTTTACAATTATGGAACGCGTTCCATTTATCGAGTAAAGATGTTTTACGATCAGCGCCCATACGTACACCGCCCATTTCATGTATATCAAGGCCGGGAGCCTGTTTGCTGTCGTTGGGAGTAATATCTGTACAACCCGCTTTTGTAAGCATCTCCTGCCCCTGTTCCAAAAAATCTTTCAGTATTTTTTCGTCGTTATCATCATAATCAACAGACGTAACCAACAGTGGAACACCCCATTCGTCTGTTTTATCTTTACTCAACCGCACATGGTTTGTTTCTTTTGGAATGGTTTCGCCCTGCATCATCATAAATACCACCCATTTGCCTGCTTCCGTTAAGCCTTCTTTATAAGCTGCGCCAATCTGCTCTTGTGTTTCAACGCCGCGTGAACGGCCTGCACTAAAATGCACAGAATAACCACGAAGAAAGTCCATCTCCTGTTTATAAACGTTGCGAAAATTAGGGAGCATGGCACCTGTAGGCTTGCGGGTGTAATAATAGTTGTCTTCATAACCCGGCATAGACGCATACAGCGTACCACGGTAATTGTGAAATGCTACATACTTACCAAGTAAGCCATTGTCATTTCCAAGACCGTTGGGAAAACGGGCCGAGGTAGAATTGAGCAGTACAAGATTGGAATTTAAACAGGCTGCATTTACAAAAATGATCTTTGCATAATACTCGGTTGCCTTTTTGGTATGGGCATCTATAACCCGTACACCGGTGGCCTTCCCTTTTTGTTCATCGTAAATGATGGAGTGAACAACCGAATCCGGCCGTAAGGTAAGATTGCCTGTTTTTTCAGCCCACGGCAAGGTGGAAGCGTTAGAGCTGAAGTAACCGCCAAACGGGCAGCCTCTTTCGCACAAGGTTCTTGCCTGGCATTGCATGCGGCCCTGATCGAGGTGTATTTGGTTGGGCTTTGTAAGATGTGCACAACGGCCAATGATCACATTACGGTCTTTGTACGCCGCATTTAGTTTTGCCTGCATATCTTTCTCTACGCAATTCAGTTCCCAGGGTGGCAGGAACTCGCCATCCGGCAAAGTATCCAGGCCGTCTTTGTTTCCGCTGATGCCCGCAAAGCGCTCCACATGGCTATACCATGGTGCAAGCTCATCGTAACTGATGGGCCAGGGAACCGCAAACCCATCCCTTGCCGGCCCCTCAAAATCGTATTTACTCCAGCGTTGTGTGGCCCTTGCCCAAAGCAAAGACTTGCCACCCACCTGGTAGCCACGTATCCAGTCGAACGGTTTTTCCTGTATGTAAGGATGCTCGTGATCTTTTACAAAAAAATGCGCTGATGTTTCATTGTATGCGTAGCACCTGGCTACAACAGGATCATTCTTTAATTGTGATACCGGCAGTTCGGTTCTGTGTTTAAAATCCCACGGGTTCATGGTGGCGGTAGGATAATCTTTGAGATGCCTTACCTCCCTTCCACGCTCCAGCACGAGTGTCTTCAGCCCTTTCTCACACAGTTCTTTGGCGGCCCAGCCACCGCTGATGCCCGAGCCAATAACAATAGCATCGAAGGTATTTTTTTCAATACCGCCGGCGTTAATGTTTACTTTGGAAGAATCTCCTGGCATAGCGATCATTTGAAAGCTGAGAATCCGGAGATGAGTAATGCCTGATGCATTTGTATGCCCATCTCCAGATTCTCAAACAGTATTAAATATTTCCTTTTTTCAGTTCCTGCACTGCATAATCAGCAGCACGTGCTGTAAATGCCATGTATGTTAGGGAAGGATTCTGGCAGGCAGCACTTGTCATGAATGAACCATCGGTTACAAACACATTGGGTGCATCCCATACCTGATTCCATTTATTGAGCACCGATGTTTTAGGATCGTGCCCCATACGCGCCGTACCCATTTCATGAATGCCACGACCGAGGTAAGGATTGGAATCTCCGCCCTGTACATTCTTTACGCCCAGTGCCGTAAGCATTTCTTTTGCGTCTTCCAGCATGTCTTTACGCATTTTCAGCTCATTGTCTTTTAATTCACAATCGAACGATAATACATTGAGACCCCATTTATCTTTCCTGCTCTTATCCAACGTAACCTTGTTTTCGTGGTATGGCAATGTTTCTCCGAAACCACCCATACCAAAGCTCCATACACCTGGTTCTGTCATTGCTTCTT harbors:
- a CDS encoding GMC oxidoreductase → MPGDSLHINSGGVAAHTYDAIVIGSGISGGWAAKELCELGLKTLVLERGRDVKHIKDYPTATKLPWELPHRGAITAEQRNKNPLITKAAGYGEDNQFFFVEDKDHPYIQEKPFDWIRGYQVGGKSLTWGRCTQRWSDFEFTGPQRFNYGWDWPIRYADVAPWYSHVEKFIGVCGNKDGLESMPDGEFLPPFELNCVERHLKDSFIKNYGNRHLVHARWAHLTKASQVHLDQGRGQCQARNLCMRGCPFGGYFSSNASTLPWAAKTGNLTLRPFSVVHSVIYDEQKQKATGVRVIDAETKQATEFFAKIIFVNGSALNSNLVLLNSTSNRFPNGLGNDSGILGKYICFHNYRGWMNGEIEGFEDGYVYGRNPTDAIVANYRNLHTIDTDFTGGYTTYMGAYRSRSDGEAGAEQIGAAFKESLTVPGKWHVYAYLQGETIPKESNHVRLSKDEKDQWGIPLLITSVGYDDNDERLLKDFFVQTEEMLTKAGVKNITHNDSKQAPGLDIHEMGGCRMGNDPKNSMLDKWNALHHCKNVFVTDGACMTSTGNQSPSILYMTLTARAANHAADELKKGNL
- a CDS encoding GMC oxidoreductase, with amino-acid sequence MPGDSSKVNINAGGIEKNTFDAIVIGSGISGGWAAKELCEKGLKTLVLERGREVRHLKDYPTATMNPWDFKHRTELPVSQLKNDPVVARCYAYNETSAHFFVKDHEHPYIQEKPFDWIRGYQVGGKSLLWARATQRWSKYDFEGPARDGFAVPWPISYDELAPWYSHVERFAGISGNKDGLDTLPDGEFLPPWELNCVEKDMQAKLNAAYKDRNVIIGRCAHLTKPNQIHLDQGRMQCQARTLCERGCPFGGYFSSNASTLPWAEKTGNLTLRPDSVVHSIIYDEQKGKATGVRVIDAHTKKATEYYAKIIFVNAACLNSNLVLLNSTSARFPNGLGNDNGLLGKYVAFHNYRGTLYASMPGYEDNYYYTRKPTGAMLPNFRNVYKQEMDFLRGYSVHFSAGRSRGVETQEQIGAAYKEGLTEAGKWVVFMMMQGETIPKETNHVRLSKDKTDEWGVPLLVTSVDYDDNDEKILKDFLEQGQEMLTKAGCTDITPNDSKQAPGLDIHEMGGVRMGADRKTSLLDKWNAFHNCKNVFVTDGACMVSVSTQNPSLTFMALTARAANHAVEELKKGNI